A DNA window from Enterobacter cloacae subsp. cloacae ATCC 13047 contains the following coding sequences:
- the potA gene encoding spermidine/putrescine ABC transporter ATP-binding protein PotA has product MNTQSRSRSPLVQLERIRKSFDGKDVISDLNLTINDGEFLTLLGPSGCGKTTVLRLIAGLESVDSGHIHLEKQDITQVPAEDRHVNTVFQSYALFPHMTVFENVAFGLRMQKTPASEIPPRVTEALRMVQLEEFAQRKPHQLSGGQQQRVAIARAVVNKPRLLLLDESLSALDYKLRKQMQNELKALQRKLGITFVFVTHDQEEALTMSDRIVVMRDGKIEQDGTPREIYEEPKNLFVASFIGEINIFNATVIERLDEQRVRANVEGRECNITVNFAVEKGQKLNVLLRPEDLRVEEIHGNAQAEGLIGYIRERNYKGMTLESVVELENGKMVMVSEFFNEDDPDFDHSLDQKMVINWVESWEVVLADEEHK; this is encoded by the coding sequence TTGAATACTCAATCCCGTTCACGTTCACCGCTGGTGCAACTGGAACGAATTCGTAAAAGTTTTGATGGTAAAGATGTCATTTCCGACCTCAATCTGACCATCAATGATGGTGAATTCCTCACGCTGCTTGGCCCTTCTGGCTGCGGCAAGACAACCGTACTGCGCCTTATCGCCGGGCTGGAAAGCGTCGATAGCGGCCATATCCACCTTGAAAAGCAGGACATTACCCAGGTCCCCGCTGAAGATCGTCACGTTAACACCGTTTTTCAAAGCTATGCTTTGTTCCCGCACATGACCGTGTTTGAAAACGTTGCGTTTGGTCTGCGGATGCAAAAAACACCGGCCAGCGAGATCCCGCCGCGCGTGACCGAGGCGCTACGGATGGTACAGCTGGAGGAGTTTGCTCAACGCAAACCGCATCAGCTGTCTGGTGGTCAACAGCAACGTGTGGCCATCGCCCGTGCGGTGGTCAACAAACCGCGTCTGCTTCTGCTGGATGAGTCCCTCTCCGCGCTGGACTACAAACTGCGCAAGCAGATGCAGAACGAGCTTAAGGCCCTGCAGCGTAAGCTCGGCATCACCTTCGTCTTTGTGACGCATGACCAGGAAGAAGCGCTCACCATGTCCGACCGTATCGTGGTGATGCGTGATGGCAAAATCGAGCAGGACGGCACGCCGCGCGAAATCTACGAAGAGCCGAAAAACCTGTTTGTGGCGAGCTTCATTGGCGAGATCAATATCTTCAACGCCACGGTTATCGAGCGTCTGGATGAGCAGCGCGTTCGGGCGAATGTCGAAGGCCGCGAGTGCAATATCACCGTTAACTTTGCCGTTGAGAAGGGACAAAAGCTCAACGTGCTGTTACGCCCGGAAGATCTGCGCGTCGAGGAGATCCACGGCAATGCGCAAGCCGAAGGATTGATCGGCTATATACGCGAGCGTAATTACAAGGGGATGACGCTGGAATCCGTTGTCGAACTGGAAAACGGTAAGATGGTGATGGTCAGCGAGTTCTTTAACGAGGACGACCCGGACTTCGATCATTCGCTCGATCAAAAAATGGTTATTAACTGGGTAGAAAGCTGGGAGGTTGTGCTGGCTGATGAAGAACACAAGTAA